In Henningerozyma blattae CBS 6284 chromosome 7, complete genome, a single genomic region encodes these proteins:
- the TBLA0G02320 gene encoding ribose-phosphate diphosphokinase (similar to Saccharomyces cerevisiae PRS3 (YHL011C); ancestral locus Anc_2.543): MPEHSIKLLAPPNNKLAKLVSEKLSTSVVPVELNHDSNQEILFSISESIRGQDVYILMPMSPLGINDRVLETLIMLDAARLASAATITAVVPYFPYVRQDKRERPRAPITAKLIADMLVSCGCKHVLTLELHAPQTQGFFNVPVDNLSMEPCIVDYLKENYGTNTSEVVIVSPDAAGAKRASNIADHLHYDVALIHRDREGSRFDNDSRLNLVGNVKKKDCIIIIDIVDTLVTVSKDAELLLEAGALSVIVVAAHGLVSDLTIKILIKSKLEMLVVTNSIVIESKLKKCSKLEILDISGVLAESIRRLHNGESIGLHLETI; the protein is encoded by the coding sequence ATGCCAGAACATTCTATTAAGCTATTAGCCCCACCTAACAATAAATTAGCAAAATTAGTAAGTGAGAAATTATCAACAAGTGTAGTACCAGTAGAACTTAATCATGATAGTaatcaagaaattttattttctatatctGAATCTATTAGAGGCCAAGAcgtttatatattaatgcCAATGTCTCCCTTGGGCATAAATGATCGAGTACTTGAAACTTTAATTATGTTAGACGCTGCAAGATTAGCCTCTGCTGCCACTATAACAGCAGTGGTTCCATATTTCCCCTATGTAAGACAAGATAAAAGGGAACGACCAAGAGCTCCAATAACTGCAAAATTGATAGCAGATATGCTAGTGTCATGTGGCTGTAAGCATGTCTTAACATTAGAATTGCATGCTCCTCAAACTCAAGGTTTTTTTAACGTTCCAGTTGATAACTTATCCATGGAGCCATGCATtgttgattatttaaaagaaaattatggGACAAATACATCCGAAGTTGTTATAGTTTCGCCAGATGCCGCTGGTGCCAAGAGAGCTTCAAATATTGCAGACCATCTTCATTATGATGTTGCTTTGATACATAGAGATCGGGAAGGTTCACGTTTTGACAATGATAGCAGGTTAAATTTAGTAGGCAACgttaaaaagaaagattgcattatcattattgatATAGTAGACACTTTAGTTACTGTATCAAAAGACGCAGAACTGTTACTTGAAGCAGGGGCATTAAGTGTTATTGTAGTTGCTGCCCACGGATTAGTATCCGACTTAactataaaaattttaatcaaATCTAAATTAGAGATGTTAGTTGTTACAAATAGTATCGTGATTGAAAGTAAGCTCAAGAAATGTTCcaaattggaaatattaGACATTAGTGGTGTATTAGCTGAGAGTATTAGACGATTACATAATGGCGAAAGTATTGGACTACATCTTGAAACTATATGA
- the TBLA0G02340 gene encoding UTP--glucose-1-phosphate uridylyltransferase (similar to Saccharomyces cerevisiae YHL012W and UGP1 (YKL035W); ancestral locus Anc_2.546) → MAAKKHIKTQSSYAFESNTSNVAASQMRNALNKLSDSLPVDDPRRARFDNELDSFFSLFRRYLVDKSSGSTLDWDKIKSPNPDEVVPFSVIEKQPENISNLKNLAVLKLNGGLGTSMGCVGPKSVIEVRDGNSFLDLSVRQIEYLNRQYDSDVPLLLMNSFNTDKDTAHLIKKYSGNRIRISSFNQSRFPRVFKDSMLPVPDSFDSALDSWYPPGHGDLFESLYASGELDSLLAQGREILFVSNGDNLGATVDLKILNHMIETGAEYIMELTDKTRADVKGGTLINYDGQVRLLEVAQVPKEHVDEFKNIRKFKNFNTNNLWINLKAIKKLVESSSLQMEIIPNQKTISRDGQEINVLQLETACGAAIRHFNGAHGVVVPRTRFLPVKTCSDLLMVKSDLFYLEHGALKLDPTRFGPNPLIKLGSHFKKVSGFSNRISHIPKLLELDHLTITGNVFLGKNVTLKGTVIIVCSDGQKIDIPNGSVLENVVITGNLQILEH, encoded by the coding sequence ATGGCTGCTAAGAAGCATATCAAAACTCAATCATCATATGCTTTTGAAAGTAATACAAGTAATGTGGCTGCATCTCAAATGAGAAACGCcttgaataaattatctgATTCTTTACCAGTTGACGACCCAAGACGTGCCAGATTCGATAACGAATTGgattctttcttttctttgtttaGAAGATATTTGGTCGATAAATCTTCCGGTTCTACTTTAGATTGGGATAAAATCAAATCTCCAAACCCAGATGAAGTGGTCCCATTTTCTGTCATTGAAAAACAACCAGAAAACATttctaatttgaaaaacttggctgttttgaaattgaatgGTGGTCTAGGTACCTCTATGGGTTGTGTGGGTCCTAAATCTGTTATTGAAGTTAGAGATGGTAACTCCTTCTTAGACCTTTCTGTCAGacaaattgaatatttgaacAGACAATATGATAGTGATgttccattattattaatgaattctTTCAACACTGATAAAGATACTGCCCACTTAATTAAGAAGTATTCTGGTAACAGAATTAGAATCAGTTCCTTTAACCAATCCAGATTCCCAAGAGTCTTCAAAGATTCTATGTTGCCAGTACCAGACTCCTTCGACTCTGCTTTAGATTCATGGTACCCACCAGGTCATGGTGATTTATTCGAATCTTTATATGCTTCTGGTGAATTAGATTCCCTATTGGCTCAAGGTagagaaatattattcgTCTCAAATGGTGACAATTTGGGTGCTACTGTAGACTTGAAGATCTTAAACCACATGATTGAAACTGGTGCTGAATATATTATGGAATTGACTGATAAGACTAGAGCTGATGTTAAAGGTGGTACTTTAATCAATTATGATGGTCAAGTCCGTCTTTTAGAAGTTGCTCAAGTTCCAAAAGAACATGTTGATGAATTTAAGAATATTAGAAAGTTTAAGAACTTTAACACTAATAACCTTTGGATCAACTTAAAAGCTATTAAGAAATTAGTAGAATCCTCCTCTTTACAAATGGAAATCATTCCAAATCAAAAGACAATTTCTAGAGACGGTCAAGAGATTAATGTCCTTCAATTAGAAACTGCATGTGGTGCTGCCATTAGACATTTCAACGGTGCCCATGGTGTTGTTGTCCCAAGAACCAGATTCTTACCTGTTAAGACATGTTCAGATCTATTAATGGTTAAATCAGATTTATTCTACCTAGAGCATGGTGCTTTGAAATTAGACCCAACCAGATTTGGTCCAAATCCTTTAATTAAGCTGGGGTCCCATTTCAAGAAAGTCTCAGGCTTCAGCAATAGAATCTCACATattccaaaattattagaactGGATCATTTAACAATCACAGGTAATGTATTTTTAGGTAAGAATGTCACTTTGAAGGGTACTGTCATTATCGTTTGTTCTGATGGTCAAAAGATTGATATTCCAAATGGTTCCGTCCTAGAAAACGTTGTCATTACCGGTAATTTACAAATCTTGGAACATTGA
- the ETP1 gene encoding Etp1p (similar to Saccharomyces cerevisiae YHL010C; ancestral locus Anc_2.542), whose translation MTQNNYSIVIQLNSKQQAASAYKTFITGDIGISKRQPFNLISKHYSSKKIQDCRYSNIYIQMEDSSRQAQRDSDPMLPTRGENGNRSGSNSTKDTDLIVSQYIGDGIIRLFRNINSIDTDYEAKSSLNESTPVLEEDDNMSVVRGDGTMLAILFIPIYFTVHELLHYYIGDDIINHEISYFRILKNKSVNKFGYNFMVLIKFKFKEAAKKFMNKFNGQKFSKMDPETCHVVEIAKIVFVNNLFSDTNTKDFPFLLTDPFTNPKPNPNSNSNNNINTSLELPSCPVCLERMDSSITGLITIPCQHTFHCQCLNKWKNSKCPICRFSTLRISRDLVINKKQVNIKDSNHCLVCNSLDNLWICLICGNIGCGRYNLKHAIEHYEKTSHCFAMDMKTQRVWDYSSDNYVHRLVQNEVDGKLVEVTANASNNDNDELTTLLNSTTRNRQLQDFSRNHQTNGNSLITSIHQTSALSTENSTSSNVTDDNNDEFDKSSSKDYNMIHNFMRNREYHLEYVQVLISQLESQREYYELKLETQNLEIKKMNENNQNKNQIEIEKLNSKLNDLNTKLSNTSNIIEKQNHDIDEKNLMIKGLQENLDSQTKKNTNLEKLVNQLQAENRDLTEQTKDLMFFLDSQQKFANESDEVKNGTIVIQQNPQPSSSNTTKSNKKKKIKKKIK comes from the coding sequence ATGACTCAAAACAACTATTCAATAGTTATACAGTTGAATTCCAAGCAACAGGCAGCTTCAGCATACAAGACTTTTATCACGGGAGATATAGGAATCAGTAAAAGACAACCCTTTAATTTGATTAGTAAGCAttattcttcaaaaaagATCCAAGATTGTAGGTACtctaatatatatattcaaatgGAAGATTCTAGTAGACAAGCTCAAAGGGATAGTGACCCAATGCTTCCGACTAGGGGCGAAAATGGTAATAGAAGCGGTAGTAATTCCACAAAGGACACGGATTTGATTGTATCACAGTATATTGGTGatggaattattagattgtTCAGAAATATCAATAGTATAGATACTGATTATGAGGCAAAATCCAGTTTGAACGAAAGTACACCAGTGTTGGAGGAAGATGATAATATGTCCGTTGTACGAGGTGATGGAACCATGTTGGCTATTTTATTCATACCGATATATTTCACCGTACATGAATTATTACACTATTATATTGGCgatgatataataaatcatgAGATATCTTATTTCagaatattaaagaataaatcAGTAAACAAGTTTGGATATAATTTCATGGTtttaatcaaatttaaatttaaagaagctgctaagaaatttatgaataaatttaatggtcaaaaattttctaaaatggATCCAGAGACCTGCCATGTAGTAGAGATTGCtaaaattgtttttgttaacaatttattttctgatACAAACACTAAAGACTTCCCATTTCTTTTAACTGATCCATTTACAAATCCAAAACCAAACCCGAATTCAAATtcgaataataatattaatacttcACTAGAATTACCAAGTTGCCCCGTTTGTTTAGAAAGAATGGATTCTTCAATAACTGGGCTAATAACTATACCGTGTCAGCATACTTTCCATTGCCAATGCTTAAATAAATGGAAAAACTCCAAATGTCCAATTTGTAGGTTTTCCACTCTTCGAATCTCAAGAGATTTAGTGATTAACAAGAAACAGGTAAATATCAAGGATTCGAATCATTGCTTAGTTTGCAATTCATTAGATAACTTATGGATTTGCTTGATCTGTGGGAATATCGGTTGTGGGCGttataatttaaagcaTGCGATTGAGCATTATGAAAAGACAAGCCATTGTTTTGCCATGGATATGAAAACTCAAAGGGTTTGGGATTATTCTAGTGATAATTACGTTCATAGATTGGTTCAAAATGAAGTCGATGGGAAATTAGTAGAAGTCACTGCTAATGCCTcgaataatgataatgacgAATTAAcaacattattaaattctacTACAAGAAATAGACAACTTCAAGATTTTTCTAGAAACCATCAAACCAATGGGAATTCTCTAATTACAAGTATTCATCAAACATCTGCTTTATCTACTGAAAACTCAACTTCTTCTAATGTGACTGATGATAAcaatgatgaatttgataaatcatCTAGCAAAGATTATAATATGATACATAATTTCATGAGAAATAGAGAATATCATCTTGAATATGTTCAAGTTCTTATATCACAACTAGAATCACAAAGAGAATATTATGAATTAAAGTTAGAAACtcaaaatttagaaattaaaaaaatgaatgaaaacaatcaaaataaaaaccaaattgaaattgaaaaactaaattccaaattaaatgatttaaatacaaaattaagtaatacttcaaatattattgaaaaacaaaatcatGATatagatgaaaaaaatttaatgattaaAGGCTTACAAGAAAATCTTGATTCTCaaacgaaaaaaaatacaaatctGGAAAAACTTGTGAACCAATTACAAGCTGAAAATCGTGATTTAACTGAACAAACAAAAGATTTAATGTTTTTCTTGGATTCTCAACAAAAATTTGCAAATGAATCAGATGAAGTTAAAAATGGTACAATTGTTATTCAGCAAAACCCACAACCATCAAGTAGTAATACTACTAAATCtaacaaaaagaaaaaaataaaaaaaaaaataaaataa
- the TBLA0G02330 gene encoding haloacid dehalogenase superfamily protein (similar to Saccharomyces cerevisiae YKL033W-A; ancestral locus Anc_2.544), with product MTNSNSIRKNIKACLFDMDGLLLNTEDIYTITANEALKKYGKGPFTWDVKMRMQGLPGPEAGAVAVKHYDLPCTVQEYMDLNAQLQNDYWGKSAFLPGAKELIQYLKSKNIPIALCTSSDKSKLNKKTDHLKDVFELFDVIVTGDDSRIPKGKGKPFPDVWIAGLAELNEKFNTSITSDECLVFEDGKIGVTSGMSFGAFVIWVPHPESYGVLGDTDAFLNGKGELVKSLELFDATQFGL from the coding sequence ATGACTAATAGCAATTCTATCAGAAAGAACATCAAAGCTTGTTTGTTTGATATGGATGGTCTACTGCTAAATACAGAAGACATTTATACAATCACAGCTAATGAAGCTCTTAAGAAATATGGGAAAGGACCATTCACCTGGGATGTTAAAATGAGAATGCAAGGTTTACCTGGTCCAGAAGCAGGTGCTGTAGCAGTTAAACATTATGATTTGCCTTGTACCGTGCAAGAGTATATGGATTTGAATGcacaattacaaaatgaCTACTGGGGAAAATCAGCTTTCTTGCCAGGTGCTAAAGAATTAATccaatatttgaaatcaaAAAACATCCCAATTGCCTTATGTACTTCATCTGACAAATCAAAACTCAATAAAAAGACAGACCATTTAAAAGATGtctttgaattatttgatgtcATTGTCACTGGTGATGACTCAAGAATTCCAAAGGGTAAAGGTAAACCATTCCCCGATGTTTGGATTGCAGGTTTAGCTgaattgaatgaaaaatttaatacttCAATTACTTCAGATGAATGTCTTGTTTTTGAAGATGGGAAAATTGGTGTCACTTCTGGTATGTCTTTTGGTGCATTTGTAATTTGGGTACCACACCCTGAATCTTACGGCGTATTGGGTGACACTGATGCCTTCTTAAACGGTAAAGGTGAACTAGTCAAATCattggaattatttgatgcaACTCAGTTTGGTTTGTAG